In the genome of Ananas comosus cultivar F153 linkage group 11, ASM154086v1, whole genome shotgun sequence, one region contains:
- the LOC109717532 gene encoding LOW QUALITY PROTEIN: two pore potassium channel c-like (The sequence of the model RefSeq protein was modified relative to this genomic sequence to represent the inferred CDS: inserted 2 bases in 1 codon) — translation MIQELNHNIQNCHVLKNSRFKSHAPFLPLPLPPPSHNGNHNNNNNIRASPLCPLPEDDELTVPPPFSPPSPSPSFKERIIFGPSPPPPAAAAIITSAGDLESPPLPSTAAAASDSDLQLWLSDPFLSSRQHKSSLHRCRTAPAISPIDGGHNSDSQSSSQSDHGPKDPSLVRNACLLLFGYLAFGVVVYAVCPSSFSGQSTHPVVDAFYFCIVTMCTIGYGDITPATPLAKLFSITFVIVGFGFVDILLTIMVGYVLDLQESLLTAAARDRGRGREXYLIDVKKGRVRIRTKVALALGVVVLCVGVGAAVLRFVERLGWLDAFYLAVMSVTTVGYGDRAFRTLPGRLFASVWLLVSTLAVARAFLYLAEARIDKRHRMIAKWVLCRDMTVSEFLAADIDHNGFVTKSEFVIYKLKEMGKVSEKDIRPICDHFDRLDSGNCGKITLSDLLSSHHH, via the exons ATGATTCAGGAACTGAACCATAATATTCAAAACTGTCAT gtaCTCAAAAATTCAAGATTCAAAAGTCACGcaccttttcttcctcttcctcttcctcctccttcccaTAATGGaaaccacaacaacaacaacaacatcagaGCCTCTCCTCTCTGCCCTCTTCCCGAAGATGACGAGCTGACTGTCCCTCCCCCCTTCTCCCCTccctccccttccccttccttCAAAGAACGCATCATCTTCggcccttcccctccccctcctgcAGCCGCCGCCATCATCACTTCGGCCGGAGATCTCGAATCCCCTCCTCTTCCctccaccgccgctgccgcctccgACAGCGATCTCCAATTATGGCTCTCCGACCCCTTCCTCTCCTCCAGACAGCACAAGTCGAGCCTCCACCGCTGCCGCACCGCCCCTGCCATATCCCCCATCGACGGCGGCCACAATTCAGATTCGCAATCAAGCTCTCAATCCGACCACGGTCCCAAGGACCCGTCCTTGGTCCGCAACGCGTGCCTGCTGCTCTTCGGCTACCTCGCCTTCGGCGTCGTCGTCTACGCCGTCTGCCCGTCCAGCTTCTCCGGGCAGTCCACCCACCCCGTCGTCGACGCCTTCTACTTCTGCATCGTGACGATGTGCACCATCGGCTACGGCGACATCACGCCGGCCACGCCGCTCGCGAAGCTCTTCTCGATCACGTTCGTCATCGTCGGCTTCGGCTTCGTCGACATCCTCCTCACGATCATGGTCGGCTACGTGCTCGACCTGCAGGAGTCGCTCCTCACCGCCGCCGCCCGGGACCGGGGGCGGGGACGTGA CTACCTGATCGACGTCAAGAAGGGGCGCGTCCGGATCCGGACCAAGGTCGCGCTCGCGCTCGGCGTCGTCGTGCTCTGCGTCGGGGTCGGCGCCGCCGTGCTGCGCTTCGTCGAGCGCCTCGGCTGGCTCGACGCGTTCTACCTGGCCGTCATGTCGGTCACCACCGTCGGCTACGGCGACCGCGCCTTCCGCACGCTGCCCGGCCGGCTGTTCGCCTCCGTCTGGCTGCTCGTGTCCACGCTCGCCGTCGCCCGCGCCTTCCTCTACCTCGCCGAGGCCAGGATCGACAAGCGCCACCGCATGATCGCCAAGTGGGTGCTCTGCAGGGACATGACCGTCTCCGAGTTCCTCGCTGCCGATATCGACCACAACGGCTTCGTCAC TAAATCAGAGTTTGTTATATACAAGCTCAAGGAGATGGGAAAGGTTTCCGAGAAGGACATCAGGCCGATCTGCGACCATTTCGATCGACTGGACAGCGGAAATTGCGGAAAAATCACTCTCTCCGATTTGCTCTCGAGTCATCATCACTAA
- the LOC109717742 gene encoding stem bromelain-like, with amino-acid sequence MAFTFQFFLMGSSLVLLCFSLWFSSWNTRIDGPTMTMFEDWMSEHGRAYANAKEKQQRYEIFKNNVKYIEGFNKVGGRSYTLGVNQFSDLTNEEFVKTYAAGIAEQDIPTDKEVCLVDFEYENMSLRATVDWRTRGAVTKVKKQGDCNSCWAFSVVATVESIYKIKKGELKSLSEQQVLDCSDGGDCSGGSRLKAFRYIVANKGLTTEANYPYKASKGVCDKTKESDHAAYITGCRLVTRNNEDKLMKAVNDQPVAVAVNAGPWQHYTGGIFDKDCPPDVDHCVAVVGYGEESGKKYWILKNSYGPEWGESGYIRIAKDVAAKEELCGIAKAPLYPYI; translated from the exons ATGGCTTTCACATTCCAGTTTTTTCTTATGGGCTCGTCTCTCGTCTTGTTGTGTTTCTCTTTGTGGTTCAGCTCTTGGAACACTAGAATTGACGGGCCGACGATGACGATGTTCGAGGATTGGATGTCCGAACACGGCCGAGCGTATGCGAATGCGAAGGAGAAGCAGCAACGGTACGAGATCTTTAAGAACAACGTGAAGTATATTGAAGGATTCAACAAAGTCGGCGGGCGCTCGTACACCCTCGGAGTTAACCAGTTTAGCGATCTGACCAACGAGGAGTTTGTGAAAACGTACGCTGCTGGAATTGCGGAGCAGGATATCCCAACAGATAAAGAAGTCTGCCTAGTGGACTTTGAGTATGAAAACATGAGCTTGAGGGCCACTGTTGATTGGAGGACCCGAGGTGCTGTAACTAAAGTCAAGAAACAAGGAGACTGCA ATTCTTGTTGGGCATTCTCTGTGGTAGCAACAGTTGAGAGCATCTACAAGATCAAGAAAGGCGAACTAAAATCTCTATCAGAACAGCAAGTTCTCGATTGTTCTGACGGCGGCGACTGCTCGGGCGGTAGCAGATTAAAAGCTTTCCGTTATATCGTCGCAAATAAAGGCTTGACGACCGAGGCTAACTACCCTTACAAGGCATCTAAAGGGGTGTGTGACAAAACCAAGGAATCCGATCATGCAGCTTACATTACTGGCTGCAGGTTGGTTACGAGAAACAACGAAGATAAGCTTATGAAAGCAGTGAATGACCAACCGGTAGCGGTCGCAGTTAACGCCGGACCTTGGCAACATTACACAGGTGGTATTTTTGATAAAGATTGTCCGCCCGATGTCGATCACTGTGTCGCCGTAGTTGGCTACGGCGAGGAATCGGGGAAGAAGTATTGGATACTGAAGAACTCGTACGGCCCCGAATGGGGTGAAAGTGGATACATTCGAATAGCAAAAGATGTGGCTGCAAAAGAAGAATTATGTGGTATTGCCAAGGCTCCTCTCTACCCGTATATTTGA